The Liolophura sinensis isolate JHLJ2023 chromosome 6, CUHK_Ljap_v2, whole genome shotgun sequence genomic sequence AATTGGTACGCGTACACCCTgacaaaaaactttaaaaactgatctgttaaatttaacataatattttctCAGCAACGATGGAATAGATTATATTGctgcaacaaaaatatattattataagaACGCAATGAGCTGTTTCATCAACAAGGTATGTTCTGTTTTAATTCTGAATTAATACGTACGTTGGGATAAACGACCAAATTTTACCACTAATAAATTAGTCAGACATGCATGACATTCTTAGAGCATATTTTTGCACAAATATGTTGAAGAGATAGTCTACCGAGAAGCGGTTACAAACAGAAGATCacacaaaactttttttgtaaatatcgTTTTCTCTTTAATGAAAAGTCACTCCATAAACAATCGCATGAATACAATGCagagaccaggcctcggggactCTTAGTCCATGCACCAGTTGAATTCTGGTTGACACTGTTTCACTCACACCGAAGGAAGATttcatattgtttttgtttttatttgtcgtctgcttcaTTCATCGTGAACAAAACACTCTCTACCTACCCCAAATAAAACATTGAACTCGTCCAGAAACGAACTCAAAGACGCTCGAGATGTACTCTGTACCTCTAACCGTCCGAACAATGGAGACAGCCAACGTTGGGGGTATATAGAGTGGAAATGGAGTATAATCATCGAAAAGAAGTTTCCGGAATGAGTGATGGTCGAAGGCAGCAACGTGTTTATCAAATGTAGTTTCTGATTTCAGGGAATATTCTAGAATTTGTGGCCTTTATGGCAAAACATATGAAGCCTAACAGGGTGTGGCGTATATGGTGTACGTACGTATTGAATGTGTAAATTAACTGAACTAACAGAAGCAATTTAATAAAgcatttaaataattatatatgcCTGTGGCTGTAGTGTTGTTCTTCATTACCAGTAGCAAATGTTAACAGGTAAATTGATGTTTACATCATAATTTATATACTAAGATACCTGCTCTGGGAAAATAAATCTGCAGAAAATGCCCCAATCCCGTGGTTTATTCCGGatactttggtttcctccatactCCCATAACAAGGACTCAATggtttatcatatatatatatatatatatatatatatgataaaaacACTTGAGTATAGTGTTATCactataatatattttttattattaggCTTTCCAGAACCGCTGATCCGATTGCATTGAAAACTGATATGCATATACAAGACCATTGGGGATTGAAAATATTATGCAAATGGCTTGAGAAATGTGGAATCTCGCTATTGGTCGTTTTAGTCACGTGATGATCTgtggatgaattttgaaaaaacaagataGCAATTAAATGTAGTTTGGCCTGCAGAATACAGCCGTGGATTTAGTTTTTCTCTACTAtctatagtttttctttaaattgcaattatagcTCATTTCATTGTCACttttcaaatgttatttttcaaGTCTAAAAACTGCTCAAAATGATTAAATAGATACATTGTCAAGTACTGCTTGACGTCcggattacaaatctgtaagaattatttttatacTTGGTATAGTTTTTAGGttatggccaaaaaaaaaaaacaaaaaaaaaaaaaacaggggtGCAGGGGGTTCAAGCTGGTATTGCCTGCCTACGCGGTGTCACTTTGCGTTACCGTCGTGGAAtgcatgtatagatacataaccATCTTAATcagaaagcctacattcttcgTAGTCATTAATGCATTataagtacactgtatatcatATGTATGCAGATGAGTCAAATGCAGTAAATCGATTTTGGGCAATATCTGAAGCATGCGTGTGCCATCTTCTCAACACATCTCaacgattttcagcatacatagagtacatgtattgcgctttgcactcagtgattttcaacTTTAcggctgtaacagttttctgtgacGTGTCACtaaatatggtggaaattgcgctttttcgcaaTTTTATcgcaatttgcggcaaaactaCAGGAAAGAAATAAGACCGCATTCATGATCAtgacgtcaaactacgtcgggtGACATTCGTGACCTCCAAATATTGCACTTTTTCCAACTATAATGGCAATTCGCGACAAAACTGTGCATCAGAGAAAAGTAAAAAGATCAGATTAGTGATCAGAACATCAAACTACTCCAAGCAGCgtacttaaaatatttaaattcagaaaattttgaTCACGTGACAAATTCGAtgagctgggatcgaactctgacataaCTGACTGGCGTGAGCGACACACGTCCAGCGCGATCTTAAAATGTCAATTTCCAGACGTCAATCATCTTTGCCGTTCAACTGCGCGAGACACATCTGTGTTATACCACACAGCCGGAAGATGGTTAGCATTTAAATCCTTCTGTAATTAGGCCAAGCCAGGGAAAATTTTGCCAGCATTTCCCTGACTATCTACTCCTTTATATATGTAACTAAGTCCAGGAGGCAGTCGCCATTTTCACTTCAAATTTCCATACACATTTTCTGTACGCTTATATCTTCTATATGAAAGCATAAGTTATTGGTTGAAGATAAATACATATCCAGATACACGGCTTTGAAACTTTCAGTGCGACTTTACACCGTTTATCACTGAAGCAGTTGACCGTTCATTCGCATTCCCAAGAACAGATAGGCGAGCTTGATGATGTTGCGCTATACCCAGTGAGAAACAGCGATCCCTTATCAGTCTCAAAATGCCTATTATTAAGAAATAACGCACACAAGCATGGCCTatgtaacagcaagtttatacTTTTGGCACATTGGCAAGAGTATGAATCCTGGACCTGCCACCCACAGACTGACTGCATTACTAATAGCTCGGGCGTTGAACGAACATCTGGACCAGGGCATATGTAAATATCAGTCAATCACCGGCGCCTGGTTCGCGTGTAGTgtagtaaagaagacaaggttTGCGCAAATGGCAATTTGCGACATAAGTAAATCTTGCAGGGAAAAAATAAGACCAGATTCGTGATCAGGGCGTTAACTTAAGTGCATTTCACTCGTTTTGAAAGTTTACTGTCCAATATGGATTACGTTTATTTTTTTGCTCGTATTAGACAACCTGAGATCTTTTCAGAAGAGCACAGAACTGATAGATTTGATCggtctgtggtggagaaagtcAAAAGTTTTAGAGAGTGGACGCTAAAAGCAGTGTACAGACCGCTTGGAAGCCGTATAATTGCATGCAGTTCAAGTTATAGTTGACTTTTTACGTTTAACTGATTACTTAATCTATGTCTTAACTCTGCGCAATATCATAGCGATCTGGTTTTATTACATCACAGGTAACACTTTTCATAAATGGAACCATTTCACCGAGAACAATTCTATAGTTATTCGGGTATAGGCCATATTAACAGTGCATTATGAACTGAATGGTGATGTATGCCACTCAAGCTTAAAGGATTGTAATGCCTACTTATCAAGGTATCCTACGCTCTCAGAAAATGAGGATACTACATAGACCCTTTGAAGGTTCTTCAGCATATGACTGgagggtgtgggggggggggttctcaAAGGACATGACAGCACCTAGCTAAagcatatttcaatcgaaagcaagaTACTCATGCTCTCTAAAAAATATCATACTTTAGTATTTTTATGAGAATTCACCGAATAGCATGTAGAATAAAATGACAATATTGCACAAATGCCTGTGTGAGTCGAatcagccatcttgagaattttatccgatcaaacacgttgctatcagattgcgcggcctgTCCtctgacgtagcctttacccattcagtCAGTGACATTCTGACTGAAGTGGcctatgataacacagaactactgcataagacatcataaGATAATATTCAAAGACGATACCACAAATTATGACAGACAGTAATACACCGTCTCGGCCAAACTGCATCCATCTCcgacattttttgtcgttcattttagcgtttagtcagtagtttctaaataacaataTCAgtgtcagtgcaaaattcatttgggatgccgaaggtttctAGGAGGGAATCTCACAGGACAATtcttaaaaattaattaaatcttatgatataatttttttttctctgcatttattacaactgaagaatttatgaAGAACTTTGCTCCTTcatctttctcgcatacaagggtgtttttttctgttttcttttataagatgtagtaaaattattgaaacgccgtgttcaagccgcGGTGCTTTCTCTAACGTCCGCGATAACAAGGTCAGCACgtactgctttcatcttagaagccaccactacTAAAgtgaagcataaaattcagcgaTCGTCGAAGgcttaaatttatttccttttgtttCAGAATAGAGCATGAATCCAGTTGCTCAACAATCCTACtgtaattttataaacatttaatagaggtcaaaatcaccagcaaaaCCACTCCGGAGGCTAGGCCTACGACCTGAcccaggaataccccggccgtgTGTCTGCAGATAGGCTGTTTCAATAAGGTCTCTGGTGTTCCAAGTAAATGATATAGTGCGTCTACTGTATCAGCAAtccaagcagtggaagaaatattcttccggTGTGTCCATTTTCGGAGAAAGCTATATATATCACCTGGGCCTTCATAGCCGACGTCCACAGCTTTATCTGCCATAGCCTACTTCGTAGACTATTACGTGGATAATACATTCGACGATAGCAACCTAGAGTAAAgatgacgtcaccttgctctcgataatggagagGAAGCTATGTCAAGacagtttcactaaacttttactgagatgaaaaaaaaatctaaaagatatttaatgccggtttaagataatttcaatggtagtctttcactggacataaacattagtcattTACTGTCTTTTACTTTAAGGATTCGACATGGAACCATTTTTATTTAGTTCTATGTGAAACAGTTTTGATCTGATTCTATGTGAAACCATTTTTCTATATGATTCTATGTGGAACAATTTTACGTGGTTCTAAATGGAACCATTTTTATATGGTTGTAGGtggaacaaattaaaaaaaaaatggttccaTGTAAAACTATGACCGACGCGCACGTTGGGAGTGGTTCTGTGTAGAACCCTATGTATTTCCCGAGAACTATAAGATATTACTTGTGTCTTCCTTGCAAAGCTGATCACACAAGAATGGTTTTATCAAGGCCATGCATATGCTTAAAATTGATCAGTTTTTATGTACATTGCTTAAGGCCATGAGATTATGACCTTCAAATAACCGGTGTCCCCTACACAATTCCCACATTCTGTCCACGTTCTACATGACTTCGCTATGGAAGGCGGATGCGGCCAAGCTCTCTCTCGTATATTTGCCCCACGACAAGAACAGCAATATTTGAACAACAGTGCGAAATTTAGTCGAGAGTGGGGTTGACAACGCGAGAATCAGTCGATCGAGATTCCCACGAGACTCCAACGACATTCGGTCTCCAGTCTCGTGCAAATCTCGCACCCTTGCCAGATTCTCACATTGTTGAGTGAATATCGTTGAAACCCCACTCCCTCGTTCAGTTCTCGACCAAATTTCGTCTGAATATCGACCAGATCTCGCAATGAGCATTGAATCTTGACCTATAATATTATCCGACTCTCGTCTGTTTTTAAAGTCTCTTCAGAATGTTGCTGTCTCCACGAATTAAGAAATTTTACACCCAAGCTGAAGTTTCAGAGCGAGCGACATTCGGACAACAACGCGATATTTGGACGAGATTTGGTCAACAGTGTGAAATTCAGGCGAGATTTAGATGACATTCAGTTTTTAATTGTTATTCATGGCGTGAATGATTACCTACTTGAATCGTTAAAGTGCAGAGATCGTAAGATCGTAAAAATTGTAAGATTAAATTTTGCTGCTTTCAGTAGCTCAGTCTCAACAACGGCGTTGTTGTTCTATTCCTTAATGAGGATTGTCTTCTTCGTGTTTCTTGTTTAAGCGATGCGTTTTTGCGCCGTATCTTGCGTCCACACGTAAATCATGCCTTTTTGGATAGTACGTAGGAATTCTACATATAGCACAAATTAGTGAAGGCGATCGATGTACTCCTTACCGGTGATTTTTGGCCCCTGTAGTCACGGACTCGTCTCTACTTATTGAAAAAAGGGGTTAACGACCCTCGagtgcagtctaacgttcgttgaagatcaatgtggtgtgcatatctgtacggcacgcgtgggaaagtctgtcagtaatttgcaaatggtcagacgtTCACCGGTTacccccacccataaaaatgagaGCCACCATGAAGATAAaaatgaccaatcaaataaataaatacttgtccCGGGTGTATCTGAAACTAGATGCAAGTTTTACACCTATGTCACCGTCATATTTAACTAGGGGTGCAGTAGCTGTTCacttcaagttcagctcatgctggcttcctctccgaccatacgtgggaaagtctgtcagtcgtgggtttctcctgggctctgcccagtttcgtcccaccataatgctggccgccgtcgtataagtgaaatattcttgagtacggcctaaaacaccaaataaataaataaacaaatataactaTGATAAATGGGCCTAAACACCCTACAGTTCCCAAAAAGGAGATTTTTCTCTACAATTTTGAGTACAGTAGAACCTATCCATGTGCGAAACCATAAATGTCCAATGCAAGACAATTTCGCCATGAGCAAAATGAATACACTTTGCAGAGGCATTGAGTCAGGCGTACCTAGATCGAGACTGACAATAGTTCCCAAAAAATGGGTTCTCGTTGAAATAAGTAAAATGGATACATGCACCCAgaatacacaatacacactATTTCAGACTCGTccattccggtttcctctactcatTAACCTAACCGCCATCATATACtgctaagtgaaatattcttgagcacgacgtaaaacaccaatccaataaatgtataaatcgATGTTCAAGACAAGCTTCCACAAAACTCCGTGGAATGGatcttttttcttgaaataacaCTCCTTGATTGTGTATTTGGTACTACAATGACGCGTACGGGTGTTTCAGTAGCGATCAGCATTCAGGTTTAGGAGTGGAGGAAATCCCTGCAACTAATAAAACTCCTAACATATGGCCACATAGAgacaatttacttatttatttattaacttatttatttgtttgattagtgttttacgccgtactcacttatatttatataatatttctcACATTTGGGAATTGCTGAAATCGCTTGTTCTGTAAATCCGTCTTGCGATTAACGACCTTAAGCGTCCCTTATAAGCTACACACAAGTTGGAAATGACGCTTGGATGCACATGCGTTTGAATTAGACAGagatccacaaccatccacaggttgcagccaggccggagaggaagccaacatgagctggacttgaactcacagcgaccacattggtgaccGACTCAACTGCCAATGCGCCGCCctagcacactaaccatctcggccaccTAGACACCCAAGATGACATTGACAACGAAATATAGTtaatcttgtttttgttttctcatatATATTTACCcgttatacatgtgtaacaaagAACAATCTACAgacatttaacacaatttaCACTTGTGAAAAAATGTATGACAGCCAACAAATTGGGTGACATGGCCAGTTACAAAACTTAATCCACTTACAtccatgtacgtatgtatgtatataataagtCATAACGATGATTTTATGCTCTTTAGCTTCTGAGCGACATGAAAAACTGAATTGTGAATACTCAGTTACATGAAGAATGCGAGAATAATGAAGGTGCAAGAGGGGAAAGAACTCGAGCATGTCTTCTTGTACGCAGATGTAACAATTAACTTGATTAATGTTCGCAATAAATAATGTCAcgaaaacatgcaaaagtggaaatcACATGAAAAACAGACCATACATCTCTTGTAACAATTCGTGACACTTTGTCGCAGCCTACACCTGAATTTCACCCTGGTGCGCTTTCATGCAAAGGCAATATTCACAATGATCGGTGTTTTGGAAACGGACGGATATATCAAATCCTGTTGACACCCAAAAGTGAAACTAAGCAAGGTCAAACTACCATACAACTGTACATCCTCGACGCAGGAAACTTGTATCAGTCATCGGTTAGTTAATATCGACAATGAAGTAAGACATGTCCCCACGTAAATACTTTTTAAGGCCATGGTATAAACAGTATATTAATCAGttttttacacacatacatgtgcatgtatatagcaaAGTTCACGAATACAGTAACATTTTAACGCAGTTTTTAACATACACCTTAATGATAAACAGCACCTTTCTAAACACCACCACATAGTAAAGTTGAACAAACCTGGATTTCGATCACTCGCATGATCAGCTGCAGTGATTTCTTTGCTCTTTCCCTCATATTCCTATCACATCAGAAAAGACTTTAGCTATTGTGTGAGGCATTaattaaccaaataaataaacattcatgtacagtgtacacagcaAGTAGTGTCCTGTGAGAGCAACCTTGGCACTAAGATCATCTTAATCACAATTTCAACCTCTAACCCATACCACTGGTCATATTTATGGAAAGTTACAATGATCCAGGCACAGAAATCCCATTCTAGGTTTATATGCAGATTATTAAACCAGGTTTCAATACAGCGAATTTTAGGTGCAGCCTATAATCAGGCTGTTTACACAGCATCAGggttaaaagttttttttaggtAAACCAGAAGCCAGCTAAAAGCCAGCCACTAGCCTTCTGGTGGCACACATCTTGAAAGATTTGTGCAAGGCAGAAACTAACAGACATCATGTCAAAATTGTCAAACTTGACAGTAAGTCTACACCATCAGCAGACATCTGCCAGAAATGATGACGAAACCTGGGAAACTGGTTTAATAGTAGTGTGCTTGCAATGAACTAGTGGCAGGCTACTGAGAACCTATGGCCTGCTGTATATCAAACTTGGTAAGTTGCTAAAAAACCAGTTAGCTTTCAATGAAGCTTTACAGGCCACAGAAATTTTCAGCGACTTGAATTGCCTCATATCAACAGCATGcttggtgtaaaatatttacagccTATCAAAAAACTTGTACAACATAGGAGACCACAAGTTCGTTTTAGTAAAATTTTTGTAGTCACACACAGGTACCCTTCTAGCTGTCCCTGTGCAGCAAAAGTTACAAGTTCAAGAGACAAGCTATGTTCGGTGAAATATGATTCAAGTCCCATGCTGAAGATGCAGAAGATGCTTGTTTTCAGGGTTGCTAAAAACCGAACGGATAAACAGTAATGTCTCTTGCTTGAGTTGCTCAATTTCCTGCTGAAGCTTCCTGTTCTGCTGTATAAGAGCTGCCGATTCCATCGTGACTGCCAGCAGACCCGATTTCTGTAGAGCGTCCGCTGTTCGCAAGAACCTTTTCTTTTTAGCACTTGTTTCACTAAAACTGGAGCAATCAGCATCACTGGAATTCCTGGAGGGTCCGGATTCGTCGTGTGGTTGCACCATTTCTGAATGTGAGCGTTTCACAGGAGTCTTTGAAAGAGACTGGAATTTGGAAAGGCCAAACCGCATGGGGCTCAAAGAAGGTTCTGAATCATGGATATCTATTCTCTGTCGTTTGATAACACTATTAAAGCACTTTGAAGACATTCGGATTGCCGGAAATTTACCCTTAGTACTCTGTGACCTGTAAACAGGTTCTGAGGAATCAAGTCTTCCATTATAGTCCTGAAAGTAGTGAAGAAGATGAATTCAGCACGTATCAATGTTTTGACCATAATTTTATCAAGTTCCAGccatatttacaatttttagtTTAAATATTGACAACTAGCTGGAATCACACAGCAACCTTCAACtcttgtatgttttaatatgaaagatgttttcatctgatatattttatcatttcttaTCTTCCTTATTACATGTTAAGTTACGATTTGTGACAGTAAATTTTATGACATATTCATGCGGAGAATGATAACACAAAATTCTCAGACATGTTATTTTTtctgaggaaaaaaaacaataataaattaatgtacAAACAAATAACTTTGGAAGATTCTACATTTTCTGCATAATATGATGAATGTGGACAAAACAGGGTACTGCATAAAATACAAGAATGGAACCAATCCCTTTTGTCCTCATAATGTCCCCCAATGCCTAAGTATCCCCACAATGTAAATAATCCTACTTACAAACGGAAGACTCCTCA encodes the following:
- the LOC135468824 gene encoding uncharacterized protein LOC135468824; this encodes MPSHRTLPFSFMDSSFLEENGIKGLGSKSWKEFASKGAGKESSMASKMTNGSESSLSAPVMPIGGQVLGVQLQQPERLVEQPVQNTFQGFQFQLPWAPHLSGFNSGVSDNIPSSSRASSPKMRSLPFDYNGRLDSSEPVYRSQSTKGKFPAIRMSSKCFNSVIKRQRIDIHDSEPSLSPMRFGLSKFQSLSKTPVKRSHSEMVQPHDESGPSRNSSDADCSSFSETSAKKKRFLRTADALQKSGLLAVTMESAALIQQNRKLQQEIEQLKQETLLFIRSVFSNPENKHLLHLQHGT